The genomic stretch TAGAGTAGGGGACGTCTGACTAACGGCGGTTAGAGTAGGGGACGTCTGACTAACGGCGGTTAGAGTAGGGGACTTCTGACTAACGGCGGTTAGAGTAGGGGACGTCTGACTAACGGCGGTTAGAGTAGGGGACGTCTGACTAACGGCGGTTAGAGTAGGGGACGTCTGACTAACGGCGGTTAGAGTAGGGGACGTCTGAACAAACGGCGGTTAGAGTAGGGGACGTCTGACTAACGGCGGTTAGAGTAGGGGACGTCTGACTAACGGCGGTTAGAGTAGGGGACGTCTGACTAACGGCGGTTAGAGTAGGGGACGTCTGACTAACGGCGGTTAGAGTAGGGGACGTCTGACTAACGGCGGTTAGAGTAGGGGACGTCTGACTAACGGCGGTTAGAGTAGGGGACGTCTGACTAACGGCGGTTAGAGTAGGGGACTTCCGACTAACGGCGGTTAGAGTAGGGGACGTCTGACTAACGGCGGTTAGAGTAGGGGACGTCTGACTAACGGCGGTTAGAGTAGGGGACAACTGACTAACGGCGGTTAGTCTGAACGGGTTTGGGTCTGAACCTCGGGTTCTGTGTTTCAGATATTTACTGATGCATTTTTCTAATTAAGGCTTTATTATAATGCCTGTTTACCGttgtgtttttctctgtttAGGCCAGGATGGAGGTGACAGTGAGTATCCAAATGATTATACTACAGTTTTCTCTGTTCTTTGAAACTCTGCTAACATCTGTCTCTGCACTCACTGAACTAATGTGCTGCTAATGTGTGAACCTGAAAATTAGAACTACACAGCCCAGTTCCATATACACCTGGGATAGGAGCCATTTCTCACTGTAGACCTCACCATAAAGTCAAAATCCATGTTTCAGTACTCACACCCactctgagtgagtgagtgaagccCAGCCCATTGCATGACGTCCGTTCAGCTGAACACTGCAGAACACTGCAGAACACGGCACATCATGGTAAATCACCTGAGCACATGGCCACCCTGTTCTGATTAATGTTAAATATCATAAAGTTTCTCTGTTCGGCTGAGCAGAATATAAAGCCTGCATGTCCTAATAGAATTAGCTTCAGCAGGGTCCGAAGGTCATTTTTGGTGGCCTTTTGGTGGCCAGCTGAGAATGAGGCACTGACAGACAGGCTTTCAGGGATGTTCTTCTGAGTTCTTATAGGTTAGTTATGGGTCAGACGAGGGCATAACAAATGTCCAACAGGTCCAATAGCTAGTTAGCAGCTAGCTAACAGTGGCTAGAGTAGTTCAAGTCTAGCTGACATCagaatacctaccaaaagtcgGTGGTGGCGGAGGCATGGACAccaaaggctcattgatgcgatccatggaggttCCACCTCACGAGGtacaggacctgctgctaacatcttggtgccggatatcacaggacaccttcagaggtcttgtggagtccatgcctcaacaggtCAGACATGAGGGAGACATACatcatattaggcaggtggttttaatgttatggctgatcggtgaaGACAGCTTTGGGTATTGTTTTGCGAGATTTTCCATATTTAGTCCCATAATTTGCTCAATAGCAAATATTTAGAGCAGTAGTTCCTGGTTCGGAGCCACCGATCCGCTGTGCAGCACTGAATGGGATGTGAAGTTGCATGGTGTTTTTGCCAGTGGTCTGTGTTGGTGAGTTTTCTCTCCAGGTATCTTGACGCCTTACCCTTCCTGCCTGTAGCTACTCCTGGCCAGAGCTCCTGTTAATCAGAACAGGGCTCCGCCCTCCTTCACTCCTATTGGCTCTTCACCTTAATGACCCGTCTGTACCGCCTTGTCTTGTTCTGTCAATCTCCTCACGCACATTCCCACCCCATTACCCACAGGTTCGTCTCTGATTTCACGAGATTCAGGCTTTTCAGGAGGAGGACCGTTCAAATACAATCACAAGCTTTGAGATGCACTTtgtggacaaatgtttgtggacaccccttctaatggattTGCTGAGTTTCTGAcagccactgctgacacagatgtgcaagtgcacatgcacacagcttgtctagtccctatagaaaataagtactgccaatagaataggactctctgcaggggcagatcaacatcatgaccctatcggcaccatgctgcctaataatgccaggcatgggctagtagaggggtgtaaagccctctagcattaagctgtggagcagtgaaggaactgtgttctctggaatgatgaatggtggtgctccatccagtacttttgggaccagtaggggatgatgaggtgaggtggggatCCATCAtgcaacatccagacctcactagCATTCTTCTCGCTGAATGCAGtgaaatcctcatagcaatgctcctccaaaatctagtagaaggtcttcttccctggacaaaagctggataaactctttttttgttgttgttattattattatttttttatgagatTTCTAAAAAGAAGCAATGTATGagagggtgtcccaatacttttgtccatatagtgtattatttgCGCCGCCATGCTAACATATGAACTTAATGATGGCCCTTTATGACAGAAATGTCCAGCCCTTAGCTGCAGAGGTTCTAATATAGAGCCGCTTACTcgagtgctttggaagtaagcaTTAGTGATTAATTGCCGCCAATCATAACACAGACACGCTGCTGTGGTGCTAATGCTATCGCTAGGTATATTAGTGTGGATTTCTATAGTACTTCTATAGACGCGCAAATGATAGAGTGtccaaaactgtaaaaaataaattaataaaatcttttaaatgttaaaattaacCCAGAAAGAGCTGATCTGATTCTTCTCCTTGCCTTTTTCTaactctgtctctgttctgaCTCTTTCCAGAGTTTTAACTAACCGAGGCGATCGAGACTCGGCGCCCGTAGTCTTCAGTCAGGACTCTTTGgatgtctctctcttccctctgcCCAGTACTGCTAATAACACTCCGAGTCCGGCTCTCTGTACTGCTCTGTCATTCTCACTCCCCAAAAACTctttgctcttctcttctctgtccCTCGGCCCATTTCTGAAACCGACGCCTCTTAACCTAATGCTTCACCGGCTCTGCTTTAGAGCCACCTGGGAAACTGTGTAAAAGCCTTGTTTCCCTCTTCGTTTCATTAAAAACTtgcataacaaaacaaaaaagcccgCTTGGTTCTGTCTCTCTGGTTTTGGACTTTACAGAGTCACTGGTAATGGTAGCTTTGAAGAGATGGTAAGGTCAACCATCTTACTGTTCCTTCCCCTTAACCCCCCACTTCCCCCACCCCCtttacctacctacctacctacctacctaccctccctccttccttccttccttccttccttcctctgGTTTCCCACCTGTTCTGCTTTTATTTCTCCTTCCTCTTCCCCTCCTTTACTCTTGCTTTCTGCATGCTGCCTGCAGTGGGTTttgagaaaagtgtgtgtgtgtgtgtgtgtgtgtataagagatATTCAGTGTGTGAGTTTGTACTATTAGTAAATCAGTGTACTTCACTTACTGTATAATTCCAGCATTCAGAAGTTTGGTACCACGCTGACAGTCAGCATCATCCAGTGCAGGCGACCAAAAATCATTTCTGTGAGTTCTATAATGTCTAAATCGCAGAAACTCATATCGCAAGAACATAAGAGTTAAATCGGGGATCCCAAGTGAGGAACACTACacgcttttttatttatttatatatatttttatttttagcctAAATGGAGCCCAGATTTTGTCTGTCCAGCAAATTTGCTAAATAGAAAGATGCATTTCCTCGGAAACGATTGTGGATAATTTAATAATGTGGTACTGAACTGAAACTGAAGAAAAGGGTAAATAATCTACTGTAAATATCCGTTTACGTTGGATCCACTTTTTAAAAGTACAAGGAGGCCCGGGAATAATATTTTTGACCTGCAAATGAGTGCCATACAGCTTCCTCAGTCATTTTAGAATCAGTTACAGCTCTGTCCATTATTCTGGACACATCCTATATAAtagctatatataaatattaaatctaTTAAATATTTGTAACCTATTCAGATGTGTGATTATATTAGAATACGTTTAGACCTTTTTTCCACTGTTTCTGAATGTGTTAGAAAATAGAGAAGTGAGCTTAAGACTGGAAGGTCACCGATTCGAATCCTACCAGCAGGTAATCGGGTAGAATTGGGGGTGGGGGAAGTGAAGGCTGTCTCCTTCCTCATTACCACGGAGGGGTCAAATGCGAAAGACTCATTTTGCAAATTCTTGTAAACTTTGACTTTTTTTAGCTTTCCCTTTTTTACcttattaataaaaacagattTTCAGTTTGGTCGTAACTCCCCATTgctctagcaatgctcccaacactaagAGGATAAGCACATAACGCATGCCATCGCCAAGGTGGCCTCGCCGAGCAGCTAACAGGAAGAAACTGcgcagccagttgtgctctcttgggctccaGCTggtgatggcaaagcggcacagCTCGGGATACGAACTCTCAACCCCTTCCAAACTGGTTATGGtatattattaaatacattGCGCCCCAAACTTCTGAACACTgactccaaacttttgaatgctaGAGTTCATAACAGTTGTAATTGGTAATCGGGTTGAGACTCTGCAATAGACACTGTTTGTTGATGTGGAGCTTTAGAGCATGCTGAGGTTCAGCTTCCTTTAAGAGAAAGTGAACTacgtttttcttgttttttaaaattcttaaagtttctgtctctgtttaaTAAAAGGCGCCGAGGAAGTCGAGGAGGCGTCTGAGGCAGCAGCGGAGGTGGAAGCAGAGGCTGAAACTGAGGCTAACGGAGAGGAGGCGGGACCTGTGGAGCTTGCAGCAGAGGCTAACGGAGAGGAGGCGGGCTCTGTAGAGACTGTGGTGGAGGCCGTGGCGGAGGCCGTGGCCGAGACGGCAGAGGTGGTCGCCGAGACGGCGGAGGTGGTTGCAGAGGCAGCGGAAGAGGTGGCGGCAgtggcagaggaggtggagaagaTAGCGAAGGAGGTGGAGGCCGCAGCAGAGGCGCTGGAAGCTCCCGTGATTCCTGCCGCCGCCCCGGAGGAGCCCGCTGCCGAGAGCAACGGTACGCCACCAGCCTCACAGGAGGAGCCGACAGCAGAGGCTGCCGATACAGAGGCCTGATCGGCCGTAGGATACATGAGCGTatacaaccaaccaaccaaaagCAAACCACAAACGCACACATACTCAAACATAACCTGGTCAAAAAGAGAGGCCGGTCAACAGATACACCTTGCCATAACTCGGTGACTTATCCTGTAAGTGTTAACGTGGACACGCTACCCGCCGTAGAACAGCAGCCACACCCATGGGAGGCGTAGAGCTAGATGCAACAAGCACTTTCCTAACTGTGGTGTTATCTCAGAAACCTTCAGCTTTCCCATCAGGGTATCGTTAGCTCTTCTGGTGTCTCGTGTGTTTGGCAGTTATTTATTGAGCTGGGGAGACACTGGGGTTTAAGCTACGTGGCGTTTACTAAAACAACATCCTTTCGTGGTCGGTGCTTCATTCTTcgttttttgcagttttgttgATAGTCCTGGGGTTTGCTGGAAACGTCTGAGACCTTTTGGTTTTAGTCGCATTTAGAGTAGATTATTAGAGAACAATTTCCTgcatatataataaaatctaATATAATTCTCTTCTAAACTGAGAAGATATTTAATCATTACCATATCACACTTATTTCAGGGAAAGCATCCACACATGGAGACAATACTTGCAGTTAGGGAAGTAATGGCCATGACCTCCTTGATGTCAAGCCTCTTAGAAACCACTGTGAAGCTGCTGCTTATTATGCTTGTTATATAGTAGAACGTGACCAAAAATCCCACCCAGCAATTCCATACCCATTCCTGTTCACCTGATCTTTCCTCTCACGCACCTCTTACTCAGCCTCACTGTTTACAAACCTGAGCCAGCCTCTTGTAACTGCTAACCTTTAGCCTTACCTCTTCTAAAATGCATGCAGACACAGACATATGAATATTCAGCAATATTCATGAATATGTTTGGAGTTACGCCACTCTGCTTCTCTAGAATGCTTTGtctgtaaaattctgtaaaggCCTTTTATAAATGGAGCTTCTCTGCCAGATATCACGCAGGTGGGACACGCCAGCATGTTAGGAAACTGTGCCCTAAAACTGttggtcttttgcttttgtgaGCCATGAGAAGCTTTGCTTGAGCcgactggctgtgtgtatgtgatgtgatttattattttttgatttttgatttaacaaaaaaaataatataaatatatatatatggagccTAAATTATTCCTCTGTATAAATGAACTAGAAAAGGAACTCTATTACCAGCAAGGAACAAAAGTATTTGTGTGGTCATTCAAATTGCTTCTAATTAGTTGTGTAATTAAAGTGTGGTCAAGGGAATTTCAGCCATTAATAAAAGTCTCAAAAAACTCAAAATTTGCTCAGTGTTTCTCTCTTAATTtggtctttttttatatttactttttttattttttttttctaacaaACATTTCGACATTCCAGAAATGTCATCCTCAAAGTTTTATTGGAAGCCACACTTTCTGCATATGCACATTGATTGTGAAGACTACAGGACTTTTGTAGCTTTTTATTATGAAGAAATTCAACAGTGCATCAATGATCTGTGTTTTTGGTAATGGTGTGTGTATTTCCCAGTGATATTTGGCAGTAGAGCCTGGAATGCTGAAGTCATATTATATGTACAGTGGCATGGAAAAGCATGGGCACCCTGTGGTCCaggtttctgttactgtgaatagaagtaagtaaaaaaaatgacctGATATCTGGAAGATAATTAATGTTATAATTGCAGTTTcaatattttgcacaaattacAAAAGGTCCCAAAAAGTTTGGAGAAGGGTTTCTCTGCACTCTATGGAAGGTTTAGGCGGTAGTCATAAGCTTGTGCCtctattgtggattttgagataTGTTATGTGTGAAACatacagtgaaatgttccctgtgccactggctgcaacgcaACCCAAAGCATGAGCGATACACCCCGTGCTTAACAGAGGGGTGTTCTTTACATGAAATTCTGCTCTATTTATCCTCCAAGCGTGAATTCATGTTCACTAAAAATGTTCTGTTTGAACTTCAtgaatgcatcaggcttgtttagatgttcttttctgAACTTTGTGGTGAGGATTCAGAAACATCTCTACATTTCTTCTTCCAtgaagaagaaggctttgtcCGTaaaggtgtcgctgcacagtagaacagtgcaccacctctccagagtctgctagATCTTCTTGTAGTTCGTACGAAGCCAATCAGGGCTTTTAAGTTCTAGCAATCCTACGAGCAGTTCTCTTAGAAGGTGtttttggtcttccagaccttaaCCTCAGATCTCCACCATTcttcttaattacattagaaACTAAGGACGGTGCTACCTGaaaccaaccaaaaaaaaaaaaaccttctcagCAGCTGCTTGGAgcagcccatggctgctgattgttgggactgGGTTTGAGGAGtgagagtatttataaagctttaaaatttacatgacctggcctttcctaatgaGGCTGATGAACAATTCTTAGCCCTAGAGGGCTAATTAAGGGCTGAGACCTTGGTTCTCCATCTCCGACCTCAATCTCCTGgaagtgcccaaacttttgcatgatgCTCCTTGTCCCTTTTTTTTCGCTTTACAGTTGCACAGAACACAATTAATACACTAATCTTTAAAAGCCGTTTAGAGGTCGGTGCATAATGTCCTCTATTGACTATTCACATGAACAGGCATCTTGACCAGGGGGGCCcaacctttgcatgccactgtatgctGGACCTGAGTTACATGCTTTCTGAATTTCATCCTTTGAGCATATTGGTTAGTTAACCCATTCACTATACACCAGCCTTTACAGAGGGACCAGTGCAAACACATGCATGGAAGCTTAGACACCGTTGCCTTTGTCGTTCTCCTGCTTTCCTCCAGTCTTTTCTTCATTAGCGTCCTTGGgatgccataacattaacaccactgtcGGGTTAAGTGTAAAAACAATGATTGATTATCTTTATTTAGAagtctgggtcagaacatctccaaaacatcaagcaggtcttgtggggtgttcctggcaTGCTGTGGTCAGTACTGGGCACCTATAATGGGCttattgatgcaatccatggaagTCCCTCCTCACAacatacaggacttaaagaatctaCTGCTAAatgcttggtgccagataccacaggacaccttcagaggtcttgtagagtccatgcctcgaatactcagatctgttgtgatgACACATGCTGAACCTATTCAATATAAtgcagtggtgttaatgttttggCCGATTTTGATATGAGTAACCGTCAGTAAGCTGCTCTTGGCCATTGTATTTATACATTGATTAGGGACTGTCTTGCAGGAGGTGCAGTTCAGAATGACATATGGTTCTGTGGACATCTACCTCTTTCTGATTTGTACCATCTTGGTTCTCAAACCAGTTATCAGTGGGGAAAATCGGGACCATCTCAGGGTCCCTAAGGACtttggtttgtttatttatttcatttttggaGAATTTAAAGTCATTATGATGATCTCAGAACGAGTGCTCCTTCCCCTTAAAGACATTCAGTATCTTTAGAATCCAGAAGAGGTGTTAAGTCTTATCAGTACCTCAAAAAGTCATAAAAGGAATACTCAACCTGTCCCCTGGCTGGTCGATTTTGTCTTTCAGTGGCCCAGGAAGATGCAGAGCTAGCTGCTGCTTCTGTGGGGGAGAAGCCTTTGATTCTTACAGTGGAAGAAGAAATCCCTATGCTAAAGGAGGCAGAGCCAGAAAAGCCAGCAGAGGCTCCAGTGGCCCCAACTTCAGAGGAACCCTCTGCTGCACCAGTAGTTGAGGAGGCAGCAGTTGTCCCAACTGCAGAGGAATCACCTGCAGAGGTCCCAGCAGTAGAAGAGACACCACTTACCCCAACAGCAGAGGATGTCTCTCTTGCCCCAGTTGCTGAAGAGGTACCAGTTACCCCAACAGAAGAAGAGGTTCCTGTTGCCCCAGTGGCTGAAGAGGTACCACTTACCCCAACAGCAGAGGACGTCTCTCTTGCCCCAGTTGCTGAAGAGGTACCACTTACCCCAACAGCAGAGGACATCTCAGTTTCCCCAGTTGCTGAAGAGGTACCACTTACCCCAACAGAAGAAGAGGTTCCTGTTGCCCCAGTTGCTGAAGAGGTACCAGTTACCCCAACACCAGAGGAATCCCCAGTTCCCGCCGCAGCAGAGGAGGTACCAGTTACCCCAGCATCAGAAGAATCCCCTGATGTACCAGTAGAAGAAACACCAGTTGCTGAAGAGGCACCAGTTACCCCAACAGCAGAACCAGTAGCAGTTGAGGAGGCAGCCAGTCCCCCAGAAACTGTCCCAGAAATTGTTCCAGCTGTCCCAGAAGGTGAGGCTGTGGTAGTCGCAGAGCAAGGAACGGAAAGTCCAGAGGTGGTTGCAGAAAATTCTGTTGTGGAAGCTCCAGAAGCTGACGTTGAAGAGGTTGCAGTAAGTCCAGTTGTGGAGGTTCCAGCAAGTGAAACTGAGCCAGCAGAGGAAAGTCAGGCGATTGCAGAGGCGACGGCTCCAGTTGAGACAGCAGCATCTCCTGCTGATGTGGAGGACCCAGCCCCAGAATCTAAGCGTGAATTCATTGTAGTTGTCTTGGAAGGAGCCCCAAAGGCAGAGAAGAAACCCAAGGTTCTTGGCGTATCTCCCATGACTGGAAAGATCATCCCAGCTGCTGATAATGACGAGAAGCCAACAGGACAGGTAAAAGGTAATCAGGTTTTATCAGATTAAACTTAAAGGTGTAGTCTGGCGTATAATCAGCGTAGCATTTATCACAGCCAAGACATCAAGttcgcttctttagtttacaacaggagatgctaggctaatgttgctaacaacgGCTGGACTCAGGATCCGTAAATACAAGCCCAAAACATCTCATAAATTATGCAAACAGTGATTCCCAACCCAGGTCATGGCAGACCTCCTGCCCTGCACACCACCCTTAACCCAGGAAGAGCTtgttaattggctggttagctggatcaggtgtgttgcgATGTAAACACTAAGGGCTCTAccttacaccctgcacaaggcgCGCTGTGATGCTCAtcgctatcttacaccccactaACAGTCTATTTCCACGCCTTCCACCTGcgtcgtttaaacagcagcgctgcttgtgaatatctctatgctgatgggcgcggtggtctccaaatgaggggtgttcaggtcagtttctggagtattgctgtatTTGTATCTCAGCAGCGGAAAACAtagcaggagctccactgactgaaaacagcctagacagacgttcgtcagcagtcagacgttcgttgctatcttggcagtgaattgtcaacacaggtgtgTGCAGCCTAACGCTCGTAAaccccccccacgctttacaccactgaaatagcaacctgccaaggtcagtcagaccgcacctggctcttaaagggaacggcgagcgacacgctgattggtttattaatgCACGTTgcgcccaaaacaaacacacccatgattcattaagagactcagtacatgactttttcTCAGTTCGAGaagccccctaaatcaagctacGTGCTGCGTGTTTGTCAGCTTGCTGAAAAATCCATAAAATAGGCCCTGTGATATAAAAGGTCCTCCGATTCTCACCAGGGTTGAGCCCACTGGGTTAGATGGGTAAGGCAGTGTGACTTACTTTAGACTGTGAATCTAAAACTAACCTCTGCAGAAGTGAATGGGGTCGTTTCGAGTGACCGCTCCAGTTTTAGCTTATACTTTTGAATAAATCACGCACAAACCTGCACAAACACTACAGGCATTACAGGCATTAACTCTACGCTCTCATAGAGTCCATTAGTCTATTTTGAATAAAGTGCGGCGCACGCTAGTCCTGCTGTTGCGTCATTTGTGGCCTGCACAGTATAAACCTAGCTTAGTACTTTTGATAGCCTTTTTTATGCAAATGAATTAAGATGttgtatatttattatagagACTAGATTGGCAACACTTAAGTTCAGTGTTGGTGACCCACATCAGCTTAGCATGTCCTCtagtaaactaaagaagcaaacgtcAGATACCAAACGTCGACTGATCGACGGCGTCTGGGATCAGTATTAAATCATGGTGTTTCCATTTTTTTGCCaaattatttctttaaattGCACAAATTATAATTAGTTGCCTGCGGCAGAATGACGAGTCTCCCGGACGTCTAAACATGCTAAacaccccccaaaccccccttttctcactcacaggGCAAGCACCACCTGCTTAAGGTCCAGATCCTAACATGAGTCAGGGGAGTTAACAAGGTAAAACCTGCTGATCAGTCTAATCTCACTTATATCCAGGTGTTGTCAGATGTGTACAGGTCACATGGAGAAAGCTGgctaatgtttattttataagatagattgattgattgattcagATTTGTCATTGCACAGTACAAGTACAATGAAATACAGTCAGTATAGTAGCATGAAAAATACATGTACAGTAGTGCTATAATACAAGAGTGTAAAAGCAATAAATGAATATGATATGAAAATGGGTAGTGAGATCTACAAattgtgtatataaataaataaataaatacatctaaAATATATAGTGTGCAGAATATTTACTATACAGTCTGATTAATTCTGTACTGAATACACAATATTGaatttacaatatttacagtGGCCATTAGTGTATCTCAAAGAGACATGCTTCGAATGCTTTGAATCTGTTCATAAACTGtaatttaatgaacattaatattaTGAACCACAAGGCTCTAAATTGCAACTACAGTCACATGACTTCTAGGTACTGGGCAGTAATGAAACTACTTGGTAGAGTAGTATGCAAAAGCTTGGGCACCCCTTGTCAAATCACTGGTAATGTATGCATATCAGATTAACACATTAATACACAATTACTGttaatttgcttaatttaacctAATAGGTACATTTAAAAGTGGCACAAATGAAGGATATGGAGAATAACCTGTATCTTGATTTGTCCATTTTATGTTAAATTcaacaaataaatcaaaattGGGTGTAAAAATGATAGATTTGAGTTAGTTTACCTTGGAGGATTTGTTCACGTATTTGCAAACTTAATAGACTGCACTCTGAAGTGGAAGAAAACTGGACTgtctacataaataaatgtttgcATGAATGATGAACACGAGAAATATATCGAATaattatgaaaaaataataaataaatcataataaaacataaaatgtgcTATTTGTAATATACAGAAACGTTTCCATGCTTTTATaatcttcattttgcagctaaaCATTAAACAATATACATAATAACAATACCAGCAATATCTAGAAAACTTAATACTTTTACTTGTGCaagtatttttataatataactCAATGACACATATCAGTAGACAACAAAGGGTATTTCTACCTTCACTCAAGTGCAGGTTTTATGTGCTTTGTGCACCCGATGCCTCATTGTCTCCTTTTTTCTTACAGTCAGAAGTCCCACGATGGTTAACCTGTTCCCCACTGATGAATAAGGGATGTGCCTTCCCCACCTTTCTGTCTCCTATCCGTCACCTTGACCTCACCTTCACTCCGGACCATTTGGATTCAGCTGCAGTGATTTAGCCCTGCATGATGCTTTATGATTTATGTGAAATCTCTACTTATATTCATTACATTCATCTAACTGTTACTGGAACACGTTTACTTCAGTGGAACAAACACTACTGACCAGTCTTTGGTTACAGCCTGGAACGCACAgttaccccccccacccccccaccccccaaccccccaaaaaaaacaaaaaaaaaaacaaaaaaacaagcccgagtcagagagagcacaattggccttgctttctccagggtgggttgatggcacttcctccccacttCGCTTCTAATgggatgttggtcagcacaggcgtctgttagctgttgtattgcAGCTGGGGAGCCGTGCTGGCAGTTTGAGAAGAGGAGGTGGCTGAGAGATGGGCTAGTCTTCAccttcctagtgttgggggcattcatatgaatggggattgggtaattggccttccaaattgggtggAAAATGGGGTACAAGAAATGATTTGATAATTATAGCTGGTTATTTGTTTACGAACTGTCCAACTCCTGGATAAATCCTGGACCATCTGTGCGTCTTGATATTTACAGTAGGAAAGTTGTGAAGGATCAGTTTGTACTTTTATCCTTTTTCGATTTTCATTTCCTATGCACCGAATCACGGATGGACTTGTTTACCCTACCTCAAACCTCACTCCAGTCAGCCATGCTTTCTCCTTGACGTGGAAACAGCTGCTATATCACCAGGCCAAAGCCCTGCCATTCCAAGCGCACACTTCCAATAAGCACTGCCACAGATACACACCAACATGAGAACTTCCTAGTCTAGTCCTTGGCTGTTCTTTTCTCAGG from Salminus brasiliensis chromosome 19, fSalBra1.hap2, whole genome shotgun sequence encodes the following:
- the mgarpa gene encoding uncharacterized protein mgarpa isoform X1 — protein: MFAVRAAWRRCAVHQALAVRSSLNGAVVPRRPMSSVPGGSGENILYVVLCGGAFAGALTYAYSTVTSDSARFTDRIANIEARPKDDWKPKQWPPKSQDGGDSAEEVEEASEAAAEVEAEAETEANGEEAGPVELAAEANGEEAGSVETVVEAVAEAVAETAEVVAETAEVVAEAAEEVAAVAEEVEKIAKEVEAAAEALEAPVIPAAAPEEPAAESNVAQEDAELAAASVGEKPLILTVEEEIPMLKEAEPEKPAEAPVAPTSEEPSAAPVVEEAAVVPTAEESPAEVPAVEETPLTPTAEDVSLAPVAEEVPVTPTEEEVPVAPVAEEVPLTPTAEDVSLAPVAEEVPLTPTAEDISVSPVAEEVPLTPTEEEVPVAPVAEEVPVTPTPEESPVPAAAEEVPVTPASEESPDVPVEETPVAEEAPVTPTAEPVAVEEAASPPETVPEIVPAVPEGEAVVVAEQGTESPEVVAENSVVEAPEADVEEVAVSPVVEVPASETEPAEESQAIAEATAPVETAASPADVEDPAPESKREFIVVVLEGAPKAEKKPKVLGVSPMTGKIIPAADNDEKPTGQGKHHLLKVQILT
- the mgarpa gene encoding uncharacterized protein mgarpa isoform X2, giving the protein MFAVRAAWRRCAVHQALAVRSSLNGAVVPRRPMSSVPGGSGENILYVVLCGGAFAGALTYAYSTVTSDSARFTDRIANIEARPKDDWKPKQWPPKSQDGGDSAEEVEEASEAAAEVEAEAETEANGEEAGPVELAAEANGEEAGSVETVVEAVAEAVAETAEVVAETAEVVAEAAEEVAAVAEEVEKIAKEVEAAAEALEAPVIPAAAPEEPAAESNVAQEDAELAAASVGEKPLILTVEEEIPMLKEAEPEKPAEAPVAPTSEEPSAAPVVEEAAVVPTAEESPAEVPAVEETPLTPTAEDVSLAPVAEEVPVTPTEEEVPVAPVAEEVPLTPTAEDVSLAPVAEEVPLTPTAEDISVSPVAEEVPLTPTEEEVPVAPVAEEVPVTPTPEESPVPAAAEEVPVTPASEESPDVPVEETPVAEEAPVTPTAEPVAVEEAASPPETVPEIVPAVPEGEAVVVAEQGTESPEVVAENSVVEAPEADVEEVAVSPVVEVPASETEPAEESQAIAEATAPVETAASPADVEDPAPESKREFIVVVLEGAPKAEKKPKVLGVSPMTGKIIPAADNDEKPTGQVKGQAPPA